The Pseudodesulfovibrio sp. S3 nucleotide sequence CGGTCATGTGCCTTGTACACACGTTCGCCGGTGCGGGAATCGACGCCGTTGGTGAGAACCAATTCCAGGATCTTCGGCATGGAGACGAAGTGTACGCCAACCGAAGTGGGCTGACCGCAACCGCCGGGAATGAAGTACTCCTTGCCATTGAGGTGCAAGGGCTTCCAGCAACAAGCGGATGTTTCCAGACAGCCGCCGATGGCCCATGCGCGGGCTTCTTCGGAGTCCATTCCTTCAGGGCCGTATTGTTTCATGAGGAATTCATGAGCAATGGGGGCGTTCATGAAGGCGGGATAGCCAGCGCCGGTCTTGATGACCTCCGCTGCCAGCAGGAGGAAGTCCTCGGGCAGTTTTTCGTCATACAGCAATGCAATGGTGGACTGCGGCATGGCGTTGGCTGCAGCCGCCTTGAGGATGAGGTACTCAAGCGGATTGACTGCGGACTTGCCATCCTTGTCCAGACCACCTACAGAGACGGTGTTGAAGGTGTTCCCGGACAGGACGCCACCGACTACGCCCATGGAGGCGAAACAGTCGATAGAAGTCTTGTACAACCGGTCCAGTTCGAGCAATTCGAGGACTTCGTCCTCGGTAATGCGGCCAGCTTCCATGTCCTGCTCAAAGTAGGGATAAAGGATCTGACCGATACGTCCCGGGGAAAGACCGGAAATGGCGTCTTCATTGAGGACTGCCAGGTGTATGGTTTCGATCAACTGGAAAGCTTCGCGGAAGGTGCGGGGCGGGTTATGGGCGATCCACTCGAGGCAATCGGCGATCTCACCATATTCCGCACGCAAGGTAGCGTCTTTCTCAGCGGCTTCGAGCCTGCGAGCTTCCTTGGCGTAGTTGAGAATCCAGTTCTGGACACCTTCAACAACATGAATAACCGCTTCGTAATTGTAGAGGCGGTTGGTACCCACCAGGCCATCGCCGTCAGCACGGCCGGCGACCTTGTTCTTCATTTCCTTGGCAATCTTGATGATGCCGTCGAAACCGTATTCCAGCGGGTAGTAATAATTGATGACTTCTCGACCCTGCGGGAGCGTATAACCGGAGTCGAACATGCACACGATGGAGCGCATGATCGCTTCCTTGGTTTCGTAGTTGGGGACCATCTGCTCATATTTGCTTCCCAGATCATCAACGGATTTGCCGATCCACATCTTGGAAAGCTTGATCAGTGCAGGAATTTCTTCCTGACGCATGCCGAACTTGCCGGCAATGGAGACGATCTTGCCAAAACTTGCGACCACGTTGCCGCCGCCCTGACCGAATTTGGAGTGCTCGTCTGCAGAGGCGGAACCGCGCTTCATGGCTTCCTGATAGAGCTCGTCCTCCTGCGCCACGTAAAAGCCTTCCGACAGCCACGGCATCGGGAAGGAGCCGCGGAAGAACGGTGCCTTGTGCATGACAAGCTTTTCTCCGGGGTAGATGACCGGAGTGGTGTTGGAGAATGCGCGTTTCAGAGCCTTTGCGCGGCGGACAACGGCAATTTCGCCATCCAGTTTCATAAATTCGCGAGTGTACCAATAGGGGAATTCATTGTTCGCACTGGACAGGGTCTGCATGAAAATGTCCTTGAGTTTCTGAACTCTTTCATGCGGTTCGATGCGAATTTCGCGATCCACGATTTCGGCGGGGGCTGTTCCACACGCCTGGAAATCCATGGAGATACCTGCATCCGCCATGACTTCCTTGAAGGTTTTAGCCATTATAGCCTCCAGATAAGTTAATAAAATACGGACTGTGATTAGTCGTATGTTTCTTGCTTAAGCAGGAGAGGTGCCAACGCTTTATTGTTTGCGCGAAATAAATATAATCATTCAATAAAACAGAGTGTTACGACGGCTTTTGACGACTGACTCCATCAGAAAGCAGCACCCCTGAGTGTAACTAGGCGTGACACGTTGTTGTAGGAGTGATTGCTGATAAGAGGGAGTGTTGCTTGAAAAAGAAAGGTGGAAGCTTGGTTAAGGGGAAAGGAGATTGACAAAAAACATGTGTAAACAAATGTGACACACTGTATGCGGATGGGACATGGAGCCATAAGGACAAGGAGAATGCGCTTTTACGCCCAGTTCTGTTCATTATTATAAGAAGGATCAAAGTGCGCGGTGGAGGGCTTTTCTTCGCCATAACCACTCGACAATACTGATTTGAGAGTGTAGCGATCCATCAAAAAAAAAGTACCAGCGGAAGGAGGTTGAATGCTCGACTACCTCGGCATGTTCACCGATGTCAGGCATCTCATCGAGTTTCAGCGTAAGATCATTGATCTTTGCGCCGACGCTCTTATGGTTGTCGATAGGCAAGGCCGTATCGTTTACACCAACAGCAGTTTCAAGGACGCGCATAACATTGAAGAGAGTGATGCGTTGAACAAGCATGTTACTGACATTATCGACAATACTCGCATGCACATCGTGGCTCAGTCCGGCATTGCCGAGCACGATCAATTCCAGACAATTTCAGGCAGGCCATGTGTGGTGTCCCGTATTCCGGTCATTGACAATGATGAGAGCGTAGGAGCGGTGGGCTTGATCCGTTTTCGTGAAGTCGAAGAGGTTCAGGCCTTGACCGGCAAGGTCAAGGCGCTCCAGGAAAAGCTTTCGAAATTGCGGGCTGTACGGTTGGCCAGCTCGGACACGAAATACACTTTCGATGACATAATCGGCCTGGCCCCTGCGGTAGCCGAGGCAAAACGGATAGCCATGCAGGCTGCATGTTCAGACGCGACGGTGCTGCTGCGCGGAGAATCCGGAGCCGGGAAGGAAGTCTTTGCCCAAAGCATTCATGCTCACAGTCAGCGCAGAAGCGGACCCTTCATACGCCTGAACTGTTCAGCCATCCAAGAAAGCCTCATTGAATCTGAGTTGTTCGGCTATGAGGAAGGCGCATTTACCGGTGCACGCAAAGGCGGACGCAAAGGAAAGTTCGAGTTGGCGCATGGAGGGACCATATTTCTGGATGAAATCGGTGACATGCCCTTGTCTGCCCAGGTCAAACTCCTTCGAGTCTTGCAGGAAAAAGAAGTCGATCGTCTTGGGGGAGAAGAATCCTTGACCGTGGATGTCCGGGTTATCGCTGCGACCAACCGCGACCTTGAAACCATGATTCAGGGAGGTGAATTCCGCGAAGATCTTTTCTACAGATTGAACGTCATTCCCGTCTATATTGCACCGCTTCGAGAGGTGCCGGAGGAGCTTCCGCGTTTGGCGAAGAGTATCTGGCGCAAGCTGTCAAAGAAACATGGTATTTTTCATAAAAGACTCTCTGCGGAAGCATTCCACGCCTTGCAACAGCATAAATGGAAAGGAAATGTTCGCGAACTGGGGAACGTGTTGGAACGCTTTATGGTCATGGTGCGGCATGACTGTATCGACGAGACAGACGTTAGGAAGGTTCTTCTGCAAAATAAGGCATGTGAAGTAAGCCGTGAAGCGTCTGTCTCCGAAGGGAATTATGGTCTCAGCGAGTTGGTGGAACAAACCGAAAAGCGTGCCCTGACCTATGCTCTGGCCGCATCCGATGGAAACAGGTCCAAGGCGGCTCGGCTACTCGGCATATCTCGGCCTTTACTGTACAAGAAAATAAGTAAATACAAGATTGGGACTGATCAGGACGCGGCTAAAGAACTTCATATATCCCTGTGGTAGCCACCTCGTTTACTATGCGGGCGGACCAGACAACGCCTATTTGAGTGTTGCCGTCATGGTACCCAGCGCCAACGTTTTCCAAACGTCCGCTGTACAACCCCAACCATTGATCAACGAGCGGGATTTCACAATGTTTTCGGACCAGACCAGCGGATTCCAGGGTATGGTAGCCACCAAAATCACGCGCTATAACCGGTGCGCCCGAGCAACCCGCCGACGTATGCCCTGAAAGCAGCAGTCCCGGTTCTTTTGCTCCGGTCAATGCTGCTATTTTACATCCCACGCCGATGGGCATTTCATGAAAATCCCGACCTCCCGGGTAACCAAAGACCAAAGCATCACGGCCGGCAGCCAAAAACATGTCCGTGACGAGTGCGTAGGCCGCACTGTGTGGTGGAGCGGCCGATGTATCTATTCCCGGATGAGTCCAAAAAGGACTGTTCTCCCCTTCTTCTTTCTTTTTGTCCCTCAGGTCTGCCAAGTCCAGTACAGCGACATCACACCACCCCGCCCCTTCCATGTCTGGGTGTACTCGAAATAAGCTGCGGTCTTTTTCATATGGTGAAAAGCTTGCCACATGGTGTCCGTCGTAGAAAAGTTCTATTCTGAGCGGGTTGGGTGCTTCCCGGTCCTTAAACCGGGCCATTGGAGATATCCCCCCGCTGAGATTGTGAAAGGTTGTTGCGAGGCAGGGGCCATTTGCCCCTGAAAGAATGAACCCTGATCCCACGGCCCATTTGTGTTGACCAAAATCGAGAATCAATTTGGCGACGCATGAAGCTACGCTGGGGATGAGTTTGGCTGAAGTCTCCATAACTTATATATACCCGAGTTTTGGGCTGGAAGAAAGAGGAACACCGAAGCTGCCAGGATACATTGTCATAATGAGCGGGAGACTTGGTTTAGCAGGCGAAAGGACAATCAAAAAATGTTTGTAGCTCATTGCACAGGGTTTGCGGGTCGTCTGGATACATGGATTCAGGGAGACATATTTTGTTGTCATAGCCGCCGATACCGACACTCAAGAGGAAACGTCGCCAGAATCCGAGCCGGTCCATCCCCTTTGGATTGAGTTCCACCATGAGACAGTGAGAAAATCTGAATTCTTGCGGCTCCAGGCTGTTTATAAAAAACCAGGGAAGAAAGGTCTGCCCGAGTAAATTGCAATCCACATATAAGCCTATATGGTCCGCGAAAATGGACGGGCCCTGCATGAGGAGACGGCGGAGGTAGAAGGCAATCCACGGCAAGACAGCCAGGATGACAGGTATGAGAAGAAGGGCGACAACGTCAGGGTTTGCCTCGAAAAAAGTAGGCTCTGCCACGCGCCTGGAAAGCCAATACCAAGCGCTCCCCAACAATAAAAGATTGAGCCCCAGCAAAGCCAACAGGTATAGCCGTGAGGGATACAAAACCAAACGCGATGTATGTTGCATGCCGTGTCCATACTATGAAAAACAAGAGTATGCCAGTCAGGGCGTCGAGGGCTGCGCGGGTCTTGGATTCAGCAGTTCATCTTTTCCTTTTCTCGGACATCAAAAGCCTCATTCGGACTTATTACGCCCACCCCAAGCCGTGGTCCAGTTTCTTAGAACCACTTCTCGCCCGCTTCCCATTCACTCGATTTCATTTGTATATTTTTTGCCTATCCCACGAAAAAGACCTACAAAAAAACTTGTAAGCCTCGATTTCATTGGTGGAGCTTGAGTGAATCGAACCCGCGCCCTCTTGAATGCCACCCAGGAGACAACAAGAATAAGCACCTAATCTTTTGGACTTTTTCCACATTACCAGCGCAAGATCATTGAATTACTGGTAATTTTATGGATAAAGGTTCACCAAATTTGATATTTGAGGGTGAGGGCCTATAAGCATGACCAAGGCTTGGTCTATCAACCTATAAAAAATGACATATATAGGGCAGACAAGTCAACTGTGGATTCGTCCCCTTTTTCTTGCTAAAAACGCATGATGGACAACTGAAAATACGAATTGCGAAAGATCAATATGGCCTTAACAGTCTATTCTATATTTTTGTCAGCCCGCTGCTGGACATGAAACGCTTGATCCCGAAATGTGTATGGTCAAAATCCCATGTGAAAGGGAAAAAAACAATGAACTCTAGAACAGTCAAAGGAAGCCTAGGCAATTTTTCAGAAGTAGTGTCTTTTAATTACCCTGCTGTGGGGTGGTATTTTTCCTCGGAAGAAATCCAGGATTCCCTTGTCTTCAAAAAAAACAAATGGGTCTGCATGTTCATGTATCTCAGGATGGTGATGAATAAAGGGAAAAGGATCCGTTTCGCCGGAGACAGTGACCGCGCCTGCACCGGTCCTGCCGAGTTCTTCGGTTTTACTGACCTTGAAGATGACGGCGGCGTATTCATAGCTGAAACGGAACGGTTTAAAAAAGACCTCGAGACTTCAAAAGCATACACCAAGGAATCGGCAAGCCTTATTCATCCGCCGAAAGAAAAATACCTGTACATGGAAAAACTTGAAGATATCGCCGAGGATAAAGATATTGAGGTGGTAAATCTCTTCCCGGCGAATCTCACCAGCCTGACAAAACTCGTCGGTTTGTCAGGCTATGACAGGTTTGCCAATATGGACAATGTATTAACCCCTTTTGCTTCCGGCTGTCAGGCAGTCTTCACCCTTCCCTATCATGAAAAATTTCAAGAAAATCCGAAGAGTATTCTCGGGCTGGGCGACCAGTTGGTCAGACACTTTATTCCTGAAGACATGGTGCCGTTTTCAGTGCCTTCGACTCGATTCGTTGAAATGGCAAATAATATCGAGGGCAGTTTTCTTGACAAGAATTTCAAAAACCCGACAGGCTTCTAATCTCAAATTTTAACCTTCGACAAGCACAGCCGAACACCATGAAAGCGACCACCTGGAAAACGCCGAAACACTATTAGAAGTGGATCAACTTTTGTTGGACCAGTCATAGTACCCCCGGCAAAGCCGGGGGCTTGAGTTTGTGAGCCACTCAAAGTGGCTTTAAGAACCGCCTAAAGGCAGAATTTCAATTGTTCTATCCGCTTGTCTTCGTGCTCTTGCTTACGGATGTATTCTCTTATCACCTTTTCGTCCCGACCCACTGTCGTGACATAATAACCACGCGCCCAGAAGTTCTGCCCTGCAAACCCTCTTGCGCGGCCTTGGACTTCACGAGCTATGTGAATCGGGAATTAGGGGGACACCATACCTAATTCCCCATCCCCAAAAGTGAACAGCTAACCACCCTAATTTCATTTATATATTTTTTGTATATTCCACGAAAAAAGGCTTAGAAGGAAAACCTTCTAAGCCTTTATAATCATTGGTGGAGCTGGAGGGAATCGAACCCACGACCTCTTGAATGCCATTCAAGAGGCTCTACGGTGGAGATGACACATTAACCAACTATAAAAACTGCGCTTTCGCCCGTCCACTCCGATTTGTGCATCGTGTGCACGGGGTGCATCAGGTGCCGGATTCCGCATAGTTACGCAAGCCGCTGCTGTGGATTGGGACACAAAGAGGACACAAAGTCGATCTAAATGTACTCCTTAAGAATCGAGTTTGAATCCCCCATATCTTCAATTCGCCCTTGGTAGATGACCCTCCCCCCCCCGTCTCCGCCGCGGGGGCCAAACTCCAAAATGTAGTCCATGCTCTTCAGCATGAAGAGGTTGTGCTCAATGACCATGATCCCTTTTGCCTTCGTGAGCAGCTTATCCAGGAAACCGATCAGACGTTTTGTGTCGTGCCTCTCAAGACCGTTGGCTGGTTCGTCGATGATGAGGAAGGTGTTCTTGAGATTTGCCTTTACCTGGGACAGGAGTTTGATCCGCTGCGCCTCTCCTCCCGAGAGTTCGCTGGTAGGTCTAAAAAGGGTCAGGTGCCCCAAACCTATACCCTTCATGTCCTCCAGTTTGGCAGCGATTGTCTTGCTACCGAAAAACGAACCTGAATCTGACAGTGCCGCAACCGGGGTTGTAAGGATATCGTGAATGGAAAGCGCGTTGACACGGTGAGCCAGGACTTCCGGGTTGTATCGCTTACCTTCACAGGCCTCACATACCGAGCGGTACGTATGGCCGAACGATGCATCCTGCTCGATATAGCCCTTGCCCTCACAGACCGGACATTGACTATCCCTGTTGTTGAAAAGAAAGGTCTTTGCAGCCGTTCCCAACTCCTTACATAGAAACGAATCAATCGGCTGCATGAGCTTGAGGTAGGTCGCGACCGTGGAATTGCTGTTTCCCTGGATCGTCCCCTGGCTGATGTATTCAACGCCGCTCGTGCCCGAAATGGCCTCGGCAAAGGACGACTTGCCCGAACCGGACATGCCGCAGCATCCGACCAGGCAGCCCATGGGGATGGTGACATCGACATGGCGGATATTATGGACATCATGAACGGCGAAGGCCATGGAACCGTGTGGTTCAGCCTTGACGCGGTCAATAAAGACCTCCCGTTGGCCTTGAAGCCAAACGATCGAGTCGATCACCCTACCATCATCCAGGGCGATCAGATTGTCAGCCTTCTCGATAAACTCCAGCTCGTGTTCGACCATGACCAGCGTGGAGTCGCGTTCTTTCAAGGACTGGAGTTGCGAAATGACATCCGGGTATTCCGCTACGTGCAGCGAAGAGGAGACTTCGTCGATCACATAGAGCAGGTTCGAAAAATCCGAACTGAGCACCGAGGCCAGTTGCAGCCGCTGGAATTCGCCCCCGGAGAGGGACGGGATTGAGCGCATCGGGGAGAGGTAGCCCAGGTTGTTCCTGACGACATTGGTAACCAAGGTCGTCAGCTTTTTTACGGGAAACTCATGATCCGAGATGGATTGAATGAAAGGAAACAGCGCACCAAAGCTCGACAAGAGGATGTCGTGGATCGCCCAGCCATTGAGCGTGTATTCCGCTAGATGCTCCGCAAACCTGGCCCCATGGCACTTCGGGCAGACCTGTTCGGTGATGTACGACTTGGCCTTTTGCCGATTCCCCGGCACCTGCAGGTTGTCGCAGCATTCCTGAATCTCCCGAATCGCGCCGACAAAGGGAAACCGCTTCTGGCGGTAGCGATTCTTTTGCTTATACTTGACCTGAAACTGTTTGTCGCCGGTCCCGTGGAGCAATACGTCCTGTTGCCGATGTGGCAATTGGGAGACGGGCTTGGTCATGTCGATGCCGTGTGCGGCGCAAAAGGCTTCCAGTAGCGGATAGTAATGGCCGGAGAGAAAGTTGTTCCAGGAGAGGAAAGGCTTGTCCGCGAGAGGTTTATCGAAATCGACGATCCGGGTCGAATCAGGCCGATAAACGACGCCGAGCCCTTCGCAAGCCGGGCAAGAGTTGACCGGGTTGTTCTGGGCCAGGATATTCCGCTTAATGTTCGGATTGGCTTGCAGGAACAAGGGCAGGAACAGCTTGTCGAGCCCGAGATAGGTGAAGACGCTCGACCGGGGATTGACGTTGGCGTTCTTCTGCTTCAGCCCGATGGCCGGGAGCAGGTTCGCATAATCCCCGACCTTGGGCCGAAGGCTGGCCGGGATGCCGGAAATGGTATCGAGTTCGTTCTTGCAGAGCGCGTAGAGAGTATGAAACGCCAAGGAAGTCTTGCCCGCTCCGCTCCCGCCGACAACGGCGGTTATCTGTCCATACGGAATGGAGACATCAACAGACTTGAGGTTGTTGGTTTCTATGCCTCGGAGGGTGAGCATAATGACTGACAAAGAACTTACATCTCAAAAAGATCATCTATTACATATTGATTGGTTGCACTTAAGGCGTGTTGGGCTGCTTTTTCGTCCTTTAAGCTCGGAACACTATAAAGATACCAGAGCAAAGCATATGCAGGCTTGCTAAGATACAAATTCATCATCCCAACTTGCTTCAGTATTTCTTCAACCCCTGCTGCAGCTACATGCGACAGGTCATGAGCGTTTTTCTTAATCCAACTGTACGCATAATAAAAACCATGTGTGGTGTTGCTTTTATCTAATTTATATGCCTCGTTATAACTATCGATGGCTTTGTCTATATCCCCCATTGATTCATGCATATTGCCAATATCAAACAAAGCTATTGATTCGTTATATTCACAACTAATGGCTTTTTTCATACAAATTATAGCTTCTTTAACTTGAACAAAATCCTCCTCTTTAACTCTCAACGTATTATCTGTAAGCTTATACCGAGAGACATTTTCTATATCAAGCCCGACGCTTTCTTTCTCGCAATATTCCATCCGGCCTCGAACGGCTAAGTATTTAGTCAGCCCCAAACCGTACCATCCCTTCGGAGAGTTGCCATGTATTTCTAAGGCTTTACGATAGTCACGCTCTGCAAGAGCGTAGTCTCCATCCTTGCCTCGTTTACGAAAAGCATCTGCCCTTAACAAGTATAGCACATAATAATCGTCGAATTCCATCCCGGTATCTTTGTAAACTTTTACTCCTGACTCCGGGTCCGATTCTGAATCCGATCCAGCACGTCCTTCCTCAATTTTTAACAAGACTTCAAATTTGGTACGAAGTTTCGATAGACGAATTTCTTCCGCTTTAATATTCCGGTAAGCTATAAAACTCCCAAAACCAGCAGCCCCCATTATTATCGCCAACAGACCACTTATTATTGTCACAAAATCACGATATCCACTGAAATCCTTAAGATAGTCTTTTTGAATAAGGTCAGTGATTGGCGGCTGATAGGCTTTAAGAAAAACAAAATCTATATGCCGGGACATAAAGAATAAAAAAGCCATGAGCAAAAAACCTCCGAACAGCCCTAGTCCAAATTTCATATAATCCTTCATCACTTTGACCTCGTTGAGCAATACGGACACTCATCCCACACACCATATTCTTCCAATACCAACTTCTTTGTGAAAAAATTGAACTCGCCGCGCTTGCCGATCATGGTCGGCTTCAGGTTCGGCAGCCCCAGCAGCAATTTCAGGCACTCGTTGGCGACGAAAGATGCGGAGATCGCCGCCAGAGGGGCTAGGTTGCCGAGGTTGCGGTGCTCCTTGACGATGCGCTCCGCACCTTCGATCTCGGCTACCTTGAGTTGATCCATGCCGTGCGAGATGCAGTGAAAGCACGGCGTCTTGCCGGGGATGATCGTCGGCCCCACCAGACTGAGGTGCATGTTGTAGCCACCGGCAATGATGTAGGGCAGGTCGAGGGCAAAGGCCGCCTCGTTGATGATCGCCGAGGTGTGAGCGACCGAAGGGAAATCCGCGCAGTTGATCAGGACCGTCTGCGGTCGCAGGTCATCCTTAAGGAGCGATATCAGCCGCTCCGAGCTTTCCAGCTTCTCATCAACAGCCCTGACTGTGTAGTAATCCTTCCGCCGCGCTGAAAGCATCTTGTCAAGGGCCAGAGTTTTGAGCGTACCCATATCGCCTTTGGTGAACAGAGAGCGGTTCAGGTTGTGCGGCTTCACCACATCGTCGTCGAGCAACGTGAAATGTTTGATCCCCATCTGGGCCAGCAAGGAGACAACCCAGCTCCCCACGCCTCCGGCACCGATCACAACCGCGTGGCTTTCCGCAATCCGCTGCCAAGCGGATTCCACATCGTAATACGGGATATAGGAGCCGATGAACGTTTTCACCCGGCGAAACGGGTCGGATTCACGGGACGCCACGACGCGTACATCCTCCACGGCGCACCGTTCAATGAGGACCTCGAAAAGCCGTTCCAGCCCGACAAGTTGTCGATCATCGAGGGCGTAGGTTTCTGCCAGCTTTGCATACGGCAAACTCCCGTCCAGATTGGAAAGAATCTTGACGTAATCTTCATCGGCAAAGGCCAAATTGAAGCTCTGCCTGATATCCGAGACAAAGAACTGATAGGTTCCCTCCTGCGGCATGGGCACGAAGGAAACGGACGGGCGGAGCCGGAAGCACTCCGCGTGGTATCGACTCATTTGCGCCCCTCCCCGCAGGACTGGCATTCCTTGTCCCTTTCGACGACAAAGGTGTCGAGGCTATAGTCATGAAAAAGGAATTCACCCCGACCGCCGGGAACCGCCTTTCGGTCTTCCGGGTTCATGAAGTAGCCCAGGATATCAAGCGCGGCCGTAGAAGCGCTGAACGTGGACAGGCTGCCCAGGCCACCGAACCAGCCCTCACGCTCCTTGACAGGGTGAGGGATGGGCTTCCAGTCCTTCAGACTCTCGTGGAAAAAGGTGGCGTAGCAATCAGCGCACGGCGTTACATAGGGAATCAGCAACTCACCCAGGGAGGCAAGATGGGCGTCGAATCCACCGGCAGCCAACACCGGAACGTCGTGCTGCAAAGCATACCGTGAAAGCTTGATGTTGGTATAGCCGACATAGGGCTGATCGGTGGTGTTGACGATAAGCGACGTTCTCTGGACCAACTTATCGAGGTCTGTGTGTGTCCTGAGGGTGACATTGCACAACTCGACTTGGGGGTCGAAGGCGAAGTCTTCCACCAGCGCCTCGGCGGCCTGTGTCTTGGGCGTACCGGTTTGCGAGGCAATCCGGTACGGCGTCCGTGCGATGTCGTTTTCCTCAACGTCGGCATAGTCGACGAGGGTAAATCGCCTGAACCCCATCATGCAAAGCTGTTGCAGAATTCCGCTGCCGACAGCCCCAAGGCCGAAGACCGTTATGTGCGCGCCAAATATCCGCTTTTGGACCTCATGGACCTTTTGCGGTGACCTGAGGATATCCAGCAGGAAATACAGTTGCCGCTTGTACTGCTCCACATACGCAGCCGGAAGCTGATCCGTTTCCAACGGGTCGGACAGGGTGACGATCCCTTCACCCTCGAGAAAAGCGAGGAAAGCTGCGGTTTCGTCGTCCAAGGCAAGGCCGGAATGCTTTAATGATTCCGCCAACAGCTGCGACTTGGAAAGCTCCTTGAGCAGAAGGGCAAAGGCGGGCTTGCACTCAATGCGCAAACGGCGCCTGTTGGATAAAAAAAGGAAAAGAACCGGGCAGACCTCTTCCTCCTGAGGATAAATAAAAACCTCCACCCCGTCTCGCAATTCCGGGGCGGAGGCTTCCGATAACTGTGTCATTACGTCTGCCTACTAGTACTGAACCTGACCGCCTTTGACAGCCAGATACTGTTCCCAGGCCTCGGTGTTCTCAACGAAGTTCGCATCTGCAGAGCAGGTCCTGGTACAACAGTCGGAGCGGCTGCCGGAGCAAGAAGCTGTATAGGCAACACTATCCATGCCATCTTCGTCGGAGATAATGGCAAAGCCGAACTTTTCCATGTGTTCATCATCTTTCTTCAGCATATCAATTCCTCGAACGGTTTAAATATTAACCCCGGAAATTCATTTTCTTCAGATTTTTCTTAGAGGTTGCAAATCGTTAAGTCAAGATGTCCCGGTAGCGATCCCAACTCGCTTGCAGAGCAAGAGGCCGGGAATCGCTACCTATTTCATCGATTCAAAATTA carries:
- a CDS encoding tetratricopeptide repeat protein; the protein is MKDYMKFGLGLFGGFLLMAFLFFMSRHIDFVFLKAYQPPITDLIQKDYLKDFSGYRDFVTIISGLLAIIMGAAGFGSFIAYRNIKAEEIRLSKLRTKFEVLLKIEEGRAGSDSESDPESGVKVYKDTGMEFDDYYVLYLLRADAFRKRGKDGDYALAERDYRKALEIHGNSPKGWYGLGLTKYLAVRGRMEYCEKESVGLDIENVSRYKLTDNTLRVKEEDFVQVKEAIICMKKAISCEYNESIALFDIGNMHESMGDIDKAIDSYNEAYKLDKSNTTHGFYYAYSWIKKNAHDLSHVAAAGVEEILKQVGMMNLYLSKPAYALLWYLYSVPSLKDEKAAQHALSATNQYVIDDLFEM
- the hpdB gene encoding 4-hydroxyphenylacetate decarboxylase large subunit; the protein is MAKTFKEVMADAGISMDFQACGTAPAEIVDREIRIEPHERVQKLKDIFMQTLSSANNEFPYWYTREFMKLDGEIAVVRRAKALKRAFSNTTPVIYPGEKLVMHKAPFFRGSFPMPWLSEGFYVAQEDELYQEAMKRGSASADEHSKFGQGGGNVVASFGKIVSIAGKFGMRQEEIPALIKLSKMWIGKSVDDLGSKYEQMVPNYETKEAIMRSIVCMFDSGYTLPQGREVINYYYPLEYGFDGIIKIAKEMKNKVAGRADGDGLVGTNRLYNYEAVIHVVEGVQNWILNYAKEARRLEAAEKDATLRAEYGEIADCLEWIAHNPPRTFREAFQLIETIHLAVLNEDAISGLSPGRIGQILYPYFEQDMEAGRITEDEVLELLELDRLYKTSIDCFASMGVVGGVLSGNTFNTVSVGGLDKDGKSAVNPLEYLILKAAAANAMPQSTIALLYDEKLPEDFLLLAAEVIKTGAGYPAFMNAPIAHEFLMKQYGPEGMDSEEARAWAIGGCLETSACCWKPLHLNGKEYFIPGGCGQPTSVGVHFVSMPKILELVLTNGVDSRTGERVYKAHDRKLDSYDVIWDQFKLYWQEACDVLALTNNLQHDIWRKNNMAVFQSMLKPDCLDTGHLIDELGYRYNATYNVESTGTITCVNSLAAIKKLVFEDKSVTLEELSKAIANNFGFKTAHEVDSFSIADQQKKEDDTGKWDKLHFMCLQAPKYGNDDPAADSILQEWESFFCPDCSNYESLYGHPMYPCQISVSTHGAMGSATLASADGRLAGTTFADASLSAYPGTDRNGPFALMSSATCWDHAQSQNSQLNIKIHPSAIKGPEGSRKLVDLTRAYMRKGGFHVQYNVVDSKMLRDAQQNPNNYRDLMVRVAGFTQYWVEIGKAVQDELIARTEYEGI
- a CDS encoding DUF169 domain-containing protein produces the protein MKRLIPKCVWSKSHVKGKKTMNSRTVKGSLGNFSEVVSFNYPAVGWYFSSEEIQDSLVFKKNKWVCMFMYLRMVMNKGKRIRFAGDSDRACTGPAEFFGFTDLEDDGGVFIAETERFKKDLETSKAYTKESASLIHPPKEKYLYMEKLEDIAEDKDIEVVNLFPANLTSLTKLVGLSGYDRFANMDNVLTPFASGCQAVFTLPYHEKFQENPKSILGLGDQLVRHFIPEDMVPFSVPSTRFVEMANNIEGSFLDKNFKNPTGF
- a CDS encoding sigma 54-interacting transcriptional regulator, which gives rise to MLDYLGMFTDVRHLIEFQRKIIDLCADALMVVDRQGRIVYTNSSFKDAHNIEESDALNKHVTDIIDNTRMHIVAQSGIAEHDQFQTISGRPCVVSRIPVIDNDESVGAVGLIRFREVEEVQALTGKVKALQEKLSKLRAVRLASSDTKYTFDDIIGLAPAVAEAKRIAMQAACSDATVLLRGESGAGKEVFAQSIHAHSQRRSGPFIRLNCSAIQESLIESELFGYEEGAFTGARKGGRKGKFELAHGGTIFLDEIGDMPLSAQVKLLRVLQEKEVDRLGGEESLTVDVRVIAATNRDLETMIQGGEFREDLFYRLNVIPVYIAPLREVPEELPRLAKSIWRKLSKKHGIFHKRLSAEAFHALQQHKWKGNVRELGNVLERFMVMVRHDCIDETDVRKVLLQNKACEVSREASVSEGNYGLSELVEQTEKRALTYALAASDGNRSKAARLLGISRPLLYKKISKYKIGTDQDAAKELHISLW
- a CDS encoding ATP-binding cassette domain-containing protein: MLTLRGIETNNLKSVDVSIPYGQITAVVGGSGAGKTSLAFHTLYALCKNELDTISGIPASLRPKVGDYANLLPAIGLKQKNANVNPRSSVFTYLGLDKLFLPLFLQANPNIKRNILAQNNPVNSCPACEGLGVVYRPDSTRIVDFDKPLADKPFLSWNNFLSGHYYPLLEAFCAAHGIDMTKPVSQLPHRQQDVLLHGTGDKQFQVKYKQKNRYRQKRFPFVGAIREIQECCDNLQVPGNRQKAKSYITEQVCPKCHGARFAEHLAEYTLNGWAIHDILLSSFGALFPFIQSISDHEFPVKKLTTLVTNVVRNNLGYLSPMRSIPSLSGGEFQRLQLASVLSSDFSNLLYVIDEVSSSLHVAEYPDVISQLQSLKERDSTLVMVEHELEFIEKADNLIALDDGRVIDSIVWLQGQREVFIDRVKAEPHGSMAFAVHDVHNIRHVDVTIPMGCLVGCCGMSGSGKSSFAEAISGTSGVEYISQGTIQGNSNSTVATYLKLMQPIDSFLCKELGTAAKTFLFNNRDSQCPVCEGKGYIEQDASFGHTYRSVCEACEGKRYNPEVLAHRVNALSIHDILTTPVAALSDSGSFFGSKTIAAKLEDMKGIGLGHLTLFRPTSELSGGEAQRIKLLSQVKANLKNTFLIIDEPANGLERHDTKRLIGFLDKLLTKAKGIMVIEHNLFMLKSMDYILEFGPRGGDGGGRVIYQGRIEDMGDSNSILKEYI